One genomic region from Sphaerochaeta sp. encodes:
- a CDS encoding glycosyl hydrolase family 28 protein, whose product MPYHRAGSFYPRPTMVYLEGCAHVSVQGLTFRRAPFWTLHIAGCDNVQVVGVTIDNPLDVANSDGIDPDHSQNVRIVGCHIQCADDCICLKNTIGNDEYHPTRNVIIADCTLTSTSAALKIGTEGVADFENLLVENCIITGSNRGVSLQIRDGGSVRQRPFQQSDH is encoded by the coding sequence GTGCCGTATCATCGCGCGGGCAGTTTCTATCCCCGTCCCACCATGGTCTATCTGGAAGGCTGCGCGCACGTGTCCGTCCAAGGTCTGACGTTTCGCAGGGCACCGTTCTGGACGCTGCACATCGCAGGCTGCGACAACGTGCAGGTGGTGGGCGTGACCATCGATAACCCGCTGGACGTGGCCAACAGCGACGGCATTGATCCGGACCACAGCCAGAATGTCCGGATCGTGGGGTGCCACATCCAGTGCGCCGATGACTGCATCTGCTTGAAGAACACCATCGGCAACGACGAATACCATCCGACGCGCAACGTGATCATCGCGGACTGCACGCTGACCTCCACCAGCGCGGCGCTGAAGATCGGGACGGAAGGGGTTGCGGATTTTGAGAACCTGCTGGTCGAGAACTGCATCATCACCGGCTCCAACCGGGGCGTCTCCCTGCAGATCCGCGATGGCGGGTCGGTGCGACAACGTCCGTTTCAGCAATCTGATCATTGA
- a CDS encoding AraC family transcriptional regulator: MLDEIAAAKRNKEQYSDLYMFSHFCDFLYALKAAAAHNLYENKELGEMAHKINTIASYIHTHYTEPISLEQLSEHFSISDCYLSRKFKEVLGFPLIQYIQMTRVRGAQRLLLTTDQSIQDVAERCGFASFSQFNRVFDKYCGVSPRTFRKMGREGKAELRSLRLENVAETTGYSGYQQQIQQKTSQDMR; encoded by the coding sequence ATGCTGGATGAGATCGCCGCGGCCAAACGGAACAAGGAGCAGTACTCCGATCTGTACATGTTCTCCCATTTCTGTGATTTCCTGTACGCGTTGAAGGCGGCGGCCGCCCACAATCTGTATGAGAACAAGGAGCTGGGGGAGATGGCACATAAGATCAACACCATCGCCAGCTACATCCACACCCACTACACCGAGCCGATCTCCCTGGAACAGCTGTCCGAGCATTTCTCCATCTCCGATTGCTACCTGTCCCGCAAGTTCAAGGAAGTGTTGGGCTTCCCATTGATCCAGTACATCCAGATGACCCGTGTGCGAGGCGCCCAGCGGCTCCTTCTGACCACCGACCAGAGCATCCAGGACGTGGCGGAGCGGTGCGGGTTCGCGTCGTTCTCCCAGTTCAACCGGGTGTTTGACAAGTACTGTGGTGTCTCTCCCCGAACGTTCCGGAAGATGGGCAGGGAGGGGAAGGCCGAGCTGCGCAGCCTGCGCTTGGAGAATGTCGCCGAGACGACCGGCTACAGCGGCTACCAACAGCAGATCCAGCAGAAAACATCGCAAGATATGCGATAA
- a CDS encoding DUF4981 domain-containing protein yields MGRSLPGGAAMLPLYDTDTAPWEDPQRLSQNRLPIASGMLPFPTEAQALQDARDGCEHRDLSSHPWYQNLDGIWDFHLYDSPRNVPVSVTNGVMDAHPIHVPGTWTVQGWDHPHYTNIQMPFPQRPPYTPRHNPTGVYRRTFSVPSTWNGRRTILHVGSAESFLDVYVNGTHAGFSKDTRLPAEFDVTDLLAEGENLLVLVVVRYSDASFVEDQDQWWYGGLHRSLFLYSRPALHLSDLTVTTQVADDHQRAIVQVAVAFDLDGPKASVPSIALHTVHIHLYDPNGKLCFHRSIRIGGAYRTEGGWKGQVEVVVRHPHLWNHEDPALYTVTITANNEAYAVRTGIRTVRIANRALLINGKRVLIKGVNRHEHDGCTAKTLTTASMVQDILLMKKYHFNAVRTSHYPNDERWYELCDRYGLYVMDEANIECHAYYDLLAHDSRWLGAFLDRGSRMVERDKNHPSVIIWSLGNESGYGPNHDALAAWIRRVDPTRPLHYEGATHLPAGMQELPPDKFRGGRNATDIISPMYPPLEVLEQWDRETETTDDPRPLIMCEYSHAMGNSNGSLSDYWDVIRSSRGIQGGWIWDWVDQALLVDSQEKPIGFRSRSLAAGGPDRPTLRHPAWRYGGDFGDRPSDLDFCMNGLVDPDRNVKPVLEECRKLFQPIAIHAHHPAAGTFVVENLRDFTDTSDLRFAWRLVTDPDEGQAIHGTLDVPVLAPGQRAEVSIPALTEPDIQNRLGHTEAWITFEISYRTDQPWDAAGSLAAWEQFPLNTMPHRAFPAPKKNLDLTFTEDGLLASLKVSGAELLSLPLFPSLFRCPTQNDGLKNKYRVLLHDDPERAERYHASRAFGAWFDHGLENLHLQLLEKQQGDGTTYTLHNVYANDGSLVERLEQRWTFDGHQATVDITFEVLPVVEDLPRVGVICQIEPEWDQVSWFGLGPEETYPDRKRGARIGQYGPMNADLLETGYILPQEQGERSDIRHLELYTTQGNGIRIAAQTSPFSFNLSPFSDDELWKTTHYDQLHPWEGRQLHLDAAVRGVGTATCGPDTREPYLVRPGVYRLSLRFTPL; encoded by the coding sequence GTGGGACGATCACTCCCTGGAGGGGCCGCCATGCTTCCGCTGTATGACACGGACACGGCGCCGTGGGAAGATCCCCAGCGCCTTTCCCAAAACCGACTTCCCATCGCAAGTGGGATGCTTCCGTTCCCCACGGAAGCCCAGGCGCTTCAAGACGCGCGGGATGGCTGCGAGCATCGCGACCTCTCTTCCCATCCGTGGTACCAAAACCTGGACGGAATTTGGGATTTCCACCTGTACGATAGTCCACGAAACGTCCCTGTTTCGGTGACGAACGGCGTGATGGACGCACATCCCATCCATGTCCCGGGAACCTGGACGGTCCAGGGATGGGATCATCCCCACTACACCAACATCCAGATGCCGTTTCCCCAGCGGCCTCCGTACACGCCGCGTCACAACCCCACCGGGGTGTACCGCCGTACGTTCTCAGTCCCTTCCACGTGGAACGGCCGGAGGACGATTCTCCACGTGGGGAGCGCGGAAAGCTTCTTGGATGTGTACGTCAATGGGACCCATGCCGGTTTTTCCAAGGACACCAGGCTCCCGGCGGAATTCGATGTGACGGATCTGCTTGCCGAAGGCGAGAATCTCCTGGTGCTGGTGGTGGTCCGCTACAGCGACGCGTCGTTCGTGGAAGACCAGGACCAATGGTGGTATGGGGGCCTGCACCGAAGCCTCTTTCTGTACAGCAGGCCGGCCCTCCACCTCTCCGACCTGACCGTCACCACCCAGGTTGCCGACGACCACCAACGTGCCATCGTCCAGGTCGCCGTGGCCTTTGATCTTGACGGTCCGAAGGCATCCGTTCCTTCCATCGCCCTCCATACCGTCCATATCCATCTGTACGATCCAAACGGCAAGCTCTGTTTTCACAGGAGCATCCGTATCGGCGGAGCATACCGGACGGAAGGGGGGTGGAAAGGCCAGGTGGAGGTTGTTGTCCGACACCCCCATCTGTGGAACCATGAGGATCCTGCGTTGTACACGGTGACCATCACCGCCAACAATGAAGCATACGCCGTGCGAACCGGCATCCGGACGGTGAGGATCGCCAACCGCGCCTTGTTGATCAACGGGAAACGGGTGTTGATCAAAGGGGTCAACCGCCACGAACATGACGGGTGCACGGCCAAAACGCTGACCACCGCCTCGATGGTGCAGGACATCCTGTTGATGAAGAAGTACCATTTCAACGCGGTGCGCACATCCCACTACCCCAACGACGAACGATGGTACGAACTGTGCGACCGCTATGGCTTGTACGTGATGGACGAAGCGAACATCGAGTGCCACGCCTACTACGACCTCCTTGCCCATGACAGCCGCTGGCTGGGCGCCTTCCTGGACCGGGGTAGCCGGATGGTTGAGCGGGACAAGAACCATCCCTCGGTGATCATCTGGTCACTGGGCAACGAGAGCGGATACGGACCGAACCATGACGCCCTGGCTGCGTGGATCCGGCGTGTCGATCCCACCCGTCCCCTCCACTACGAAGGAGCCACCCACCTTCCTGCGGGCATGCAGGAGCTTCCTCCCGACAAATTCCGGGGTGGACGGAACGCCACGGACATCATCAGTCCGATGTATCCCCCATTGGAAGTATTGGAACAATGGGATCGAGAGACGGAAACAACCGATGATCCTCGTCCCTTGATCATGTGCGAGTACAGCCACGCCATGGGCAACTCCAACGGCAGCCTTTCCGACTACTGGGATGTGATCCGCTCCTCCCGGGGCATCCAGGGGGGATGGATCTGGGACTGGGTGGACCAAGCCCTGTTGGTGGACTCTCAGGAAAAGCCCATCGGCTTCCGATCCCGGTCGCTTGCGGCAGGGGGACCCGACCGTCCCACCTTGCGCCATCCCGCCTGGCGGTATGGCGGGGATTTTGGAGATCGTCCCTCCGATTTGGACTTCTGCATGAACGGTCTGGTCGATCCTGACCGCAACGTGAAACCGGTGCTGGAGGAATGCAGGAAGTTGTTCCAGCCGATCGCCATCCACGCCCATCATCCCGCAGCCGGGACCTTCGTCGTGGAGAACCTCCGCGACTTCACTGACACCTCCGACCTGCGGTTTGCCTGGCGTCTGGTCACCGACCCGGACGAAGGGCAGGCAATCCACGGGACGCTGGACGTACCGGTATTGGCCCCTGGACAACGCGCCGAGGTATCCATCCCCGCGTTGACGGAGCCAGATATCCAAAACCGTTTGGGCCATACCGAAGCGTGGATCACCTTTGAGATATCCTACCGGACCGACCAGCCCTGGGATGCGGCGGGAAGTCTCGCCGCATGGGAACAATTTCCGTTGAACACGATGCCCCATCGCGCCTTCCCTGCGCCGAAGAAAAACCTGGACCTCACCTTCACCGAAGACGGTCTGCTTGCCTCATTGAAGGTTTCCGGTGCCGAACTGCTTTCCCTCCCTCTTTTCCCCAGCCTGTTCCGTTGCCCCACCCAGAACGACGGACTGAAGAACAAGTACCGGGTGCTTCTCCACGATGATCCAGAGCGGGCGGAACGCTACCACGCCTCCCGCGCCTTCGGCGCTTGGTTTGACCATGGGTTGGAAAACCTCCATCTCCAATTGCTGGAGAAACAACAGGGAGACGGGACAACCTACACGCTTCACAACGTGTACGCCAACGATGGCTCGCTGGTGGAACGGCTGGAACAACGGTGGACGTTCGATGGCCACCAGGCCACGGTGGACATCACCTTCGAAGTACTGCCCGTCGTAGAGGACCTGCCCCGTGTCGGTGTCATCTGCCAGATAGAACCGGAATGGGACCAGGTCTCCTGGTTCGGCTTGGGACCGGAAGAAACCTATCCGGACCGCAAGCGTGGCGCCCGTATCGGGCAGTACGGACCGATGAACGCCGACCTGCTGGAGACCGGATATATCCTGCCACAGGAACAAGGGGAACGCAGTGATATCCGCCATCTGGAGCTGTACACCACCCAAGGAAACGGGATCCGGATAGCCGCCCAGACCTCCCCGTTCTCATTCAACCTCAGCCCATTCTCCGATGACGAACTCTGGAAGACGACCCATTACGACCAGCTTCATCCATGGGAAGGACGGCAACTTCATCTGGACGCGGCGGTACGGGGCGTCGGGACGGCGACTTGCGGGCCGGACACCCGTGAGCCGTATCTGGTGCGCCCCGGTGTCTACCGGCTCTCTCTGCGGTTCACTCCGCTCTGA
- a CDS encoding diguanylate cyclase has translation MENVQEHWVKTHRDELFTVNQEEIRKYNLRMFKRLVLLCGGLMALMFIVVPFSAAKHSLLNMYLSCFVAAVVLGILAYTPFGSRHPRILLYVGFAVLLLFAIYLSVVHAPTQRATILLGLFCVFPLCIVDKPLRTDLFLGAFLVLHTILGFLLKPKVIAFDDVVNCFCFYLAGMVIGRSVILTRLGSLEAQRRLAIEKDTDILTGLFNRRKLCEVLASFADRRVPHPSGVMMLDIDDFKKYNDRYGHVRGDACLQKTGELLNRMGGERNMVSYRYGGEEFVVLVYGSGGDVLFDDAQAIKEAISQENFQGIHVTASIGVVATFASDRPDFSTVVDEADKAMYQAKRQGKNQVCFGCPIPDIVSGI, from the coding sequence ATGGAAAACGTGCAGGAACATTGGGTGAAAACGCATCGTGATGAACTTTTCACCGTCAATCAAGAAGAGATCCGAAAATACAACCTCCGTATGTTCAAGCGGCTCGTCCTGCTCTGCGGAGGCCTGATGGCCCTGATGTTCATCGTGGTGCCGTTCAGCGCGGCGAAGCATTCCTTGCTCAACATGTACCTTTCCTGTTTTGTCGCGGCAGTGGTGCTGGGTATCCTCGCCTACACACCCTTCGGATCCAGACATCCCCGTATCCTGTTGTACGTGGGGTTTGCTGTCTTGCTGTTGTTTGCCATCTACCTGAGCGTTGTCCACGCCCCCACCCAACGGGCCACCATCCTCTTGGGGTTGTTCTGCGTCTTTCCGCTGTGCATCGTCGACAAGCCACTGAGGACGGATCTGTTCCTTGGCGCGTTCCTCGTCCTGCACACCATCCTGGGATTCCTGCTGAAACCCAAAGTCATCGCGTTCGATGATGTGGTCAACTGTTTCTGCTTTTATCTTGCCGGCATGGTCATCGGGCGTTCCGTCATCCTGACCCGGTTGGGGTCGCTTGAGGCCCAGCGGCGTCTGGCCATCGAAAAGGATACCGACATCCTGACCGGGTTGTTCAACCGAAGAAAGCTCTGTGAGGTATTGGCGTCGTTCGCCGACCGCCGCGTCCCGCATCCCTCCGGCGTGATGATGCTGGATATCGATGACTTCAAGAAGTACAACGACCGGTACGGCCATGTCCGTGGGGATGCCTGCCTGCAGAAGACCGGGGAGCTGTTGAACCGTATGGGAGGGGAGCGGAACATGGTCTCCTACCGGTACGGTGGCGAGGAATTCGTCGTTTTGGTGTACGGAAGCGGTGGGGACGTGTTGTTTGATGATGCCCAAGCGATCAAAGAGGCCATCAGTCAGGAGAATTTCCAAGGGATTCATGTCACCGCCAGCATCGGTGTGGTTGCCACCTTCGCGTCCGACCGTCCCGATTTCTCCACCGTGGTGGACGAGGCGGACAAGGCGATGTACCAGGCCAAGCGCCAAGGCAAGAACCAGGTCTGTTTTGGCTGTCCGATCCCAGATATAGTATCCGGAATCTGA
- a CDS encoding sugar ABC transporter substrate-binding protein, with protein sequence MKRIGLTLLCLVLALSLFAGGASEKEKSGVVKLEILLSDDTLEGGAMAKAVDRFNQEYADKGIQAEINEVAYADIKSQIQNRATANDLPALIKTTHFEQYTDYIYPLDGVCDYTPDDFAVNGVRGGQFLGTPVNTTAVGMVINKTAFDKAGVSYPVNEEDRWTWDEFLAAVKKVVANSDCDYGLVVDHSQQRIKTILYQFGSSFADASGKKIIFDSPETRKALQFIVDLYKDGVSPVSVGLGTDNAQSVFKTGKAAAHLAGNWVITDYTANIKDFEWTPVLMPYEKEKATSLGGNWLYAFKGTGVEKEAVEFINWFYKPENYAQYCADGSYLPGRKNIDITYNVPGLEIFNKEINASSDLPSYDKNVEIAHPGSSYGNIIRDSLDRVIAGEITIDQMIDAVQKQIKDAYPDMSL encoded by the coding sequence ATGAAACGAATTGGTTTGACATTGCTGTGCCTGGTGCTGGCTCTGTCGTTGTTCGCCGGTGGTGCTTCCGAGAAAGAGAAATCCGGTGTGGTGAAATTGGAGATTCTGCTTTCCGATGATACGCTGGAGGGCGGCGCGATGGCCAAGGCTGTCGATCGTTTCAACCAGGAATACGCCGACAAAGGCATCCAGGCGGAGATCAACGAAGTCGCGTACGCCGACATCAAATCGCAGATCCAGAACCGTGCGACGGCAAATGATCTGCCGGCGTTGATCAAGACGACTCATTTCGAGCAGTACACCGATTACATCTATCCGCTGGATGGCGTCTGCGATTACACCCCGGACGATTTCGCCGTCAATGGTGTGCGGGGCGGACAGTTTCTCGGTACGCCGGTCAACACGACGGCCGTCGGTATGGTGATCAACAAGACGGCGTTCGACAAGGCCGGGGTTTCCTATCCGGTCAACGAGGAAGACCGCTGGACGTGGGATGAGTTCCTCGCTGCGGTGAAGAAAGTGGTGGCCAATTCGGACTGCGACTACGGTCTGGTCGTCGATCACTCCCAGCAGCGGATCAAGACGATTTTGTACCAGTTCGGTTCCAGCTTCGCCGATGCATCGGGCAAGAAGATCATCTTCGACAGCCCGGAGACCCGCAAGGCGCTCCAGTTCATCGTCGACTTGTACAAGGATGGCGTCTCTCCGGTTTCCGTCGGTCTGGGAACGGACAACGCCCAGTCGGTGTTCAAGACCGGCAAGGCTGCGGCGCACCTGGCGGGCAACTGGGTGATCACCGACTACACGGCCAACATCAAGGATTTCGAATGGACCCCGGTGTTGATGCCGTATGAGAAGGAGAAGGCCACCAGCTTGGGCGGCAACTGGCTGTACGCGTTCAAGGGAACCGGAGTGGAGAAGGAAGCGGTGGAGTTCATCAACTGGTTCTACAAACCGGAGAACTACGCCCAGTACTGCGCCGACGGCAGCTACCTGCCTGGCCGGAAGAACATCGACATCACGTACAACGTTCCGGGCCTGGAGATCTTCAACAAGGAGATCAACGCCTCCAGCGACCTGCCGTCCTACGACAAGAACGTGGAGATCGCCCATCCGGGTTCGTCCTACGGCAACATTATCCGCGATTCGCTGGATCGTGTGATCGCAGGGGAAATCACCATCGACCAGATGATCGACGCTGTGCAGAAGCAGATCAAGGATGCCTATCCTGACATGTCGCTGTAA
- a CDS encoding AraC family ligand binding domain-containing protein, producing MDGASPEFREGACYDLNKDSDSLFLHFDYDVRSAQVNMEFQHFHRYYEMFILCDKEAGHLVEGRYYALVEGDIVLLKPGCLHKSIYFEGGPVRRLIIAFSLPQEHGLAYSIRGVLSLFNMENPVIRSVTGEED from the coding sequence ATGGATGGAGCATCACCAGAGTTTCGGGAAGGCGCCTGTTACGATCTGAACAAGGATTCGGACAGTCTGTTCCTTCACTTCGATTATGACGTGCGGAGCGCCCAGGTCAACATGGAGTTCCAGCACTTCCACCGGTATTACGAGATGTTCATCCTCTGTGACAAGGAGGCGGGACACTTGGTGGAAGGCCGGTACTATGCCTTGGTGGAGGGGGACATCGTCCTGCTCAAGCCGGGGTGTCTGCACAAATCAATCTATTTCGAAGGCGGTCCGGTACGGAGGTTGATCATCGCCTTCTCCCTGCCGCAGGAGCATGGGCTTGCCTACAGCATCCGGGGTGTGCTGTCCCTGTTCAACATGGAGAATCCTGTAATCAGGTCTGTCACCGGAGAAGAAGATTGA
- a CDS encoding carbohydrate ABC transporter permease, producing the protein MTAEKTMTVGRPSVWNSSSRRSLWIKSILSILFALIWAFPVVWLVLSSFKPGSELFSYPLTFFPKQGTLANYRLAFSRFNILRYTYNTAYITVFATVITILMSCMCGFALAKYSYRWTKVFFMCMLATTMLPTEIIMSPSFTVIYKLGLYNSLWGCIIPTVGTLTGVFLMRQFFISVPNELLEAARIDGANEGTIFFRIMMPLCKPQIAILAIFSFRWRWNDYIWPLLTLHAKEKYTLQLALRTLSGAESVDWATLLASSVLTMIPVVIVFIIFNKQIMSTNVASGVKG; encoded by the coding sequence ATGACAGCGGAAAAAACCATGACCGTGGGAAGACCGTCCGTTTGGAACTCGTCCAGCCGGCGTTCCCTGTGGATCAAAAGCATCCTGTCCATTTTGTTCGCCCTGATCTGGGCGTTTCCGGTGGTATGGCTGGTGCTCAGTTCATTCAAGCCCGGTTCGGAGTTGTTCTCCTACCCGTTGACGTTCTTCCCCAAACAGGGGACGTTGGCCAATTACCGCCTGGCGTTCTCCCGGTTCAACATCCTGCGGTACACGTACAACACGGCGTACATCACGGTGTTCGCCACGGTCATCACCATTCTGATGAGCTGCATGTGCGGCTTCGCCCTGGCCAAGTACTCCTACCGGTGGACCAAGGTGTTCTTCATGTGCATGCTGGCCACGACAATGCTCCCCACGGAGATCATCATGAGCCCGAGCTTCACCGTCATCTACAAGCTGGGGTTGTACAACAGCCTGTGGGGATGCATCATCCCCACCGTCGGTACGCTGACCGGGGTGTTCCTGATGCGCCAGTTCTTCATTTCCGTTCCCAATGAACTGTTGGAGGCGGCCCGGATCGACGGGGCGAACGAAGGGACCATTTTCTTCCGTATCATGATGCCGCTGTGCAAACCGCAGATCGCCATTCTGGCCATCTTCTCGTTCCGCTGGCGGTGGAACGACTACATCTGGCCGCTGTTGACATTGCATGCCAAGGAAAAATATACGTTGCAGCTGGCGCTTCGGACGCTCAGCGGCGCAGAGTCGGTGGACTGGGCCACGTTGCTGGCCTCGTCCGTCCTGACGATGATCCCTGTGGTGATCGTGTTCATCATCTTCAACAAGCAGATCATGAGCACCAACGTCGCCAGCGGGGTGAAGGGATAA
- a CDS encoding sugar ABC transporter permease: protein MFFVVPASIGLWYSFTNYNGLKRMDYVGWANYANLLHDSEFWMVLGNTVKYVLVSVPIGYVVSLLLALLLSDETIKGNSFTRVLVYWPTLISTIMVGLTWKWIFSETFGVANYLLQAIGAEPVKWFSKSGPAFWTTVVASVWSGCGVSMLIFLGGIKQIPAEHYDAAKIDGANRVQSFFAITLPALRPVSFMIIMTSIINAFKVFAMILTLTNGGPGTGTTYIIQYIYTTGFDKMKVGYSSAASMIMFVLLLVISLIQTRINERYSD, encoded by the coding sequence GTGTTTTTTGTGGTGCCAGCCTCCATCGGGCTTTGGTATTCCTTCACCAACTACAACGGTTTGAAGCGGATGGACTATGTTGGCTGGGCCAACTACGCCAATCTCCTGCATGATTCCGAGTTCTGGATGGTGTTGGGAAATACGGTGAAATATGTACTCGTCTCGGTGCCGATCGGGTACGTGGTATCGTTGTTGCTTGCCTTGTTGCTCTCCGATGAGACGATCAAGGGCAATTCGTTCACCCGGGTACTGGTCTACTGGCCGACGTTGATCTCCACCATCATGGTTGGTCTTACCTGGAAATGGATTTTCAGCGAAACGTTCGGCGTCGCCAACTATCTGTTGCAGGCCATCGGCGCCGAGCCGGTGAAGTGGTTCTCCAAGAGCGGTCCCGCGTTCTGGACGACCGTCGTGGCAAGCGTATGGTCGGGATGCGGCGTCAGCATGTTGATCTTCCTGGGGGGCATCAAGCAGATCCCCGCCGAACACTATGACGCGGCGAAGATTGATGGCGCCAATCGCGTCCAGTCGTTCTTTGCCATCACGCTTCCCGCGCTCCGGCCGGTGTCGTTCATGATCATCATGACGTCCATCATCAACGCGTTCAAGGTCTTCGCCATGATCCTGACGTTGACCAACGGCGGCCCGGGAACGGGGACGACGTACATCATCCAGTACATCTATACCACGGGATTCGACAAAATGAAGGTCGGCTATTCCAGCGCGGCTTCCATGATTATGTTCGTCCTTCTTCTGGTCATCTCTTTGATCCAGACGAGAATCAACGAACGCTATTCGGATTGA
- a CDS encoding glycoside hydrolase family 88 protein, producing MRYMVGEETRIRQALDVLVHGFHAVLYEEDEQFIANMRGKNLAGDDVRRYQFWEWPQGVGLFGLYNLYEQTDDPAYLAELEGYYATCMRIGLPAKNINTCAPMLTLAFLAKKTGKPAYRALCDEWATWLCEKMPRTEEGGFQHMTSDSRNDGELWDDTLFMAVLFLGVWGRISGNDRYSQLAQYQMLVHQKYLMDKQTGLWYHGWSFSEHSNFAGAFWGRGNCWITACIPLFLAYAECPPALCRYLTGLLQRQVDALVRLQDSTGLWHTLLDDPTSYLEVSATCGFGFGMLAGIHQGLLSSSCREAAMAALEPVLANISPDGVVGNVSYGTPMGRTSKDFYKHIPLQSMPYGSALAILFLSEALKEFGCSR from the coding sequence ATGCGGTATATGGTGGGTGAGGAGACTCGGATTCGGCAGGCCCTTGACGTATTGGTCCATGGGTTCCATGCCGTGTTGTATGAGGAAGACGAGCAGTTCATCGCCAACATGCGGGGCAAGAACCTCGCAGGGGACGATGTACGGCGTTATCAGTTCTGGGAATGGCCGCAAGGGGTCGGTCTGTTCGGGTTGTACAACCTGTACGAGCAGACGGATGATCCCGCGTATCTTGCCGAATTGGAAGGATACTATGCGACCTGCATGCGGATCGGACTCCCGGCGAAGAACATCAACACCTGCGCTCCGATGCTGACCTTGGCGTTCCTGGCGAAGAAGACGGGAAAGCCCGCCTATCGCGCCCTGTGCGACGAGTGGGCTACCTGGTTGTGCGAGAAGATGCCTCGGACGGAAGAAGGGGGATTCCAGCACATGACCAGTGATTCCCGCAACGACGGGGAGCTGTGGGATGACACGCTGTTCATGGCGGTGTTGTTCTTGGGTGTTTGGGGGAGAATCAGTGGAAACGATCGGTATTCCCAGCTGGCCCAGTACCAGATGCTGGTCCACCAGAAGTATTTGATGGACAAACAGACCGGCTTGTGGTACCACGGCTGGTCGTTTTCCGAACATTCCAACTTCGCCGGTGCGTTTTGGGGCCGGGGAAACTGCTGGATTACGGCGTGCATTCCGCTATTCTTGGCTTATGCGGAGTGTCCGCCTGCGCTCTGCCGCTATCTGACTGGATTGTTGCAGCGTCAGGTTGATGCGCTGGTCCGCTTGCAGGATTCCACGGGTTTGTGGCATACCTTGCTGGATGATCCCACGTCATATCTGGAGGTGAGCGCCACTTGTGGGTTTGGTTTCGGCATGCTGGCCGGGATTCATCAAGGGTTGCTCTCAAGTTCCTGCCGGGAGGCTGCCATGGCGGCGTTGGAGCCGGTACTGGCCAATATTTCTCCGGATGGCGTGGTGGGCAACGTCTCCTATGGTACGCCGATGGGGCGGACCAGCAAGGATTTTTACAAGCATATTCCGCTTCAAAGCATGCCGTACGGGTCGGCGCTTGCCATCCTGTTCCTCTCTGAAGCGTTGAAGGAGTTTGGATGTTCACGATAA